From the Porphyrobacter sp. CACIAM 03H1 genome, the window ACCGATCACGGCGGCTATGTCGTCGATCTCGACAAGGACGTGCTGAACGATGCGCCGCGTTATGCGGACAACGACGAGCCCGACTACAATGCCGATTACAACCGGCAGGTCTATTCCTACTACGGCGTGACCTACTGAGCCGCGCCGTCGACGGCCCCGCGCCCCCGCTGCGGGGCCGTCACCCCTCCGGATCGAGCGCCTCGGCCACCTCCTCGGTCTCGCGCTGCGGCAAGGCGATCATGACGAGGATGAACAGCGCGAACACCAGGCAGATCGCGTTGGGGATGATCAGCGTCCACTCGCTCTGGAGGAGACCGAAGGTGGTCCATGCGGCGAAGGCGAGGCTCGTGAGCGCGAACATCCCGAGCGAGAGGCCGTCGGTCGAGCGTTCGCGGATGATCTTCCAGGCCTGCGGCGTGAAGCTCGCCACCGAGGCGCAGGCGCCGATCGTGCCCACCACGGTGATCCAGTCGATGTTCATGACAGCTGCTTCTCCTCCAGCACCACCCGCGCCCGGTTGAGCGCATCCGGCCAATCCCGCGCCAGCGCCCGCACAACCGCCTCGCGCACGTCGCAGCGCAGTTCGAACATCTCGCTGCCGCCGCGCGCGCTCATCAGGACGCGCAATTCGAGCACCTCTGCGGTCATGTCGGTGACCTGCACCGCCGCCGCGCGCCCGTCCCACAACTTGTGGCTCCGCACCGCATCCAGCGCCACTTCGCGCAGGGCGGCAATGTCGGCGGCATGGTCGGTGTAGATCATCACCGTGCCGAGCAGGTCGCTGGTCTGGCGGGTCCAGTTCTCGATCGGCTCCTCGACCAGCTTGGAGACCGGGATCACCAGCCGCCGCTGGTCCCAGATGCGCAGCACCACGTAGGTGAGGCCGATGCGCTCGATCCGCCCCCATTCGCCGCGATAGACGACCACGTCGTCGATGCGCACCGGCTCGGTGAAGGCGAGCTGGAAGCCGCCGACGATGTTCTTGAGCAGCGGTTGGGCGGCGACCCCGACGGCGAGGCCCGCCAGCCCTGCCGAGGCGACGAGGGCGAGACCGATCTCGCGCACCTCGGGAATCTTGAGCAGCATCAGCCCGGCGCTCACCAGCATCACCACCACCACCGCGATTCGCGCGAGGATGTCCGCGCGGGTCCGGCGGCGGCGGGCGACGAGGTTGTCCTCCGCGCCGATGTCCGACCGGGCATCGACATAGGCCTTGCCGAAGCGGATCAGCGCGATCACGAGCCAGCCCCACAGCAGCGGCATCAGGGTGCGGACCACCGCGACGATGCGCGCGGCGGCGGCTTCGTCAGGTACCGCGAATTCGTCGAGCGCCAGCAGGGCGAGCGCCACGGCAATCCAGCGCAAGGGGCGAAAGACATGGCCGAGCAGCAGCTCGTCGGTTTCGGTGCGGGTGCCGCGCGCCACCCGGCGGGCGATCGCTCCGAGCACGGCGTGCAGCATCAGCGCCGCGAGCGCCAGCATGGCCGCCACGGCGAGCGTCCACAGCAGCGCGCTCAGCCCCTCGCCGGCGGGCAGGAGCGTGGTCAGATCGGGCAAGTCCATGCCTCAGCTACCGACGATGATCCCGCCATTGGGGTGCAGCACCTGCCCCGTCATGTAGCTTGAATCCTCGGAGGCGAGGAACAGGAACGAGGGCGCGACCTCGTTGGGCTGGCCCGGACGGCCCATCGGGGTGCTTTCGCCGAAGTGCTCCAGCTTTTCCTCGCTTGCCCCGCCGCAGGGGTTGAGCGGGGTCCAGATCGGCCCCGGCGCGACGCCGTTGACGCGGATGCCCTTGCCGGCGAGGTTCTGCGAGAGCGAGCGGGTGAAGGCGGTGATCGCGCCCTTGGTGGCCGAGTAGTCGAGCAGTTCCTCCGCGCCCTGGTACATGGTCACCGAGGTGCAGTTGATGATGCTCGCGCCCTTGCCGAGGTAGGGCATGGCGGCCTGCACCATGTAGAACATCCCGAAGACGTTGGTCTGGAAGGTGCGCTTCAGCTGCTTCTTGCTGATCTCGGTCACCTCCTTGTCGGGGTGCTGCTCGCCCGCGTTGTTCACGAGGATGTCGATCTTCCCGAACTTGCGGATCGCAAGGTCGACGATCTCGCGGCAGTGGTCGCGCTCGCCGATGTCGCCGGCGATGGTGACGGCGCGCGCGCCCTCGTCCTCGACCATCTCGGCGGTGGCCATCGCGTCTTCCTCCTCCTCGAGGTGGGAAATGACGATGTCGGCGCCCTCGCGCGCGAACAGCACGGCGACGGCACGACCGATGCCGCTATCGCCGCCGGTGACAATCGCGACCTTGCCCTCGAGCCGCCCGGAGCCGGGATAGCGCGGCTCCCAGTCGGGCTGCGGATCGAGATTGGCCTCGAGCCCGGGCAGATTGCCCTCCTCGAGCTTGGGGACGATGTCGGACATGGGGGAACTCCTTCGGGGGTTTGGGGAGAGAGGGGGGCGCTGGTCAGGCCAGCGAGATATCGAGCACCATCATCAGCACGAGGCCGGCCATCAATGCCGGGGTGGCCGAGCCGTGCTCGATCCGCCGCCGGGTGTGAGGAATGATCTCGGCAGCGACCACGAAGAGCATGGCCCCTGCCGAAAAGCCGAGCGCCCAAGGGAGCACGGCAGCGGAAATCTGTGCGACGGCCACCGCCAGTGCGCCGCCGAGCGGCTCCACGAGGCCGGTGGCAAGCGCCCCGGCGGCGCAGCGCGCGCGGCTCCAGCCAAGACTGGCGAGCAGGGCCGCGACGGCCATCCCTTCGGGCACGTTCTGGATGCCGATACCGAGCGCCGTCGCCCAGCCGAGCGCGGGGTCATCCGTCAGGAAGCTCAGCCCGACCGCTGCGCCTTCAGGCACGTTGTGCAAGGTGATGGCGACGACAAAGAGGGCGATGCGGCGCACCTCGGCGTTATGGGGAGAAGCCGCAAATTGCGCAGGCGCGAGGCCGCGCGCCGCGAGGGCATCGGCCCATAGTCCGAGCCGGCCCATGACGCCCGCCCCCAGCCATACCGCCGCGATCACCCCGGCCAACGCCCAGGCGACCGAGGCGCCGCCGCTCCGCATCTGCGCGAAGGCAGGCAGGATCAGGGAGAAGCAGGCCGCGGCGATCATGACCCCGGCGGCAAATCCTATCAGCAGGTTCTGCCGCCGGTCATCGGGTGCGCCGGAGGCGGCGACGGCGAGGCCGCCGAGTCCCGTTGCCGCGCCCGCGCCGAGGCTCGCCGTGATCCCGAGGAGAGCCGGATCGGCCACGGCGCGGTTCCGCTCAGTCGACGACGTTGCCGCTGCCGAGGTCGGCGCCGGTCAGCGGATCGCTGTCGGGGCCCGAGGCGGTGCGCTGCGCCATTGCGCGCAGGGTTTCGAGCTTGTCGGCGGGCAGTTCGACCTGCGCCGTCCCCTCGCCACCATCGGCGGGCTTGTCCATGTCGTTCTCGTCGGTGCGCTCCCATTCCGGACCGCTGTTCCACGGCCCCTCGGTATCACCCGGTCCCGTCGAGGCGTTGACGTAGAGGCTGTCGTAGGGGGGCATCCCGGCAAGGCGTCCGGGCGGGAAGTTGTCGGCGATCGAATAGAGCGCCTTCTCGAAGCTCTTCTGGTGCGCGATCTCGCGGGTCATCAGGAAGCCCAGTGCATCCTTGATGCCCGGATCGTCGGTGATCGCGATAAGGCGTTCGTAGATGATCTTCGCACGGCTTTCGGCGGCGATGTTCGACCGCAGGTCGCAGGTCGGATCGCCGCGCGAATCGATGTAGGCAGCGGTCCACGGAACGCCCGACGAATTGGTCAGCGAAGGTCCGCCGCCGTAGAGGATCGACTGGGTGTGGCTGTTCCCGCCCGCGGTGAGCGAGCGGTAGAGCTCGGCTTCCTCGAGCGCCGCCTCGGCCAGATCGCCCTTCGCACCCTTGTTGAGCATAGCGACGATCGATCCGATCACCTCGAGGTGGGAGAGCTCCTCGGTGGCGATGTCGAGCAGCATGTCCTTGCGGCCCGGGTCTTCCTCGGCGAGCCCTTGCGTGAAGTAGCGCATCGCCGCTGCCAGCTCGCCGTCGGGCCCGCCGAACTGCTCGAGCAACAGCGACGCGAGCGCCGGGTTCGGCTCGGACACGCGGACAGTGTATTGCAGGCGCTTGTTATGGCTGAACATGGCGGGATTTATCCTCTCGATGCGGCGGTGTCGCCGGCGTGGATGTGCGATTCCCTGACGATGTTGTGGCGCTCGGCACGCCGATCGCGTGGCACAAGGTCGGCGTGTCTGGGCATACGAAAATAGCTAAAGACTGCGACAATCAGCGGCAAACCGAGTATCCAGAACGGTAGAAGGTTGACGATCGAGAAACTGTTCATTGCAAATACTCCGTTCCGGCTTCCGGAATTCGGGTCTCTGGAATGATCAAGACTGCACGCGGGCATACGAAGACCCCATAACATGAGTTCGCAACCTCCCAATTTTGCGCTCTAATTGGCTGTTGGTGATCTATGTGAGCCGCGAAGTCAGCGGCAGGGGCTAAGCGGTCTCGTCGCTCCCCGCGATGCTGCCGGCCCTTTGCCGGTAACGACCCTTCGATCCGCAAAGGCTCTCCGGCAATGCACCGCCCGTCACAGACTCGTTTTCCCGTCACGCCCGCTCAGCGCCCTGCAATCGTCTGCTTTTCGCATTTGCGCTGGAACCTCGTCTTTCAGCGCCCGCAGCACATCATGACCCGCCTCGCGGACAGCTTCGACGTGCTCTACTGGGAGGAACCGCGCGAGGAGCCCGGCTGTGATGCACCGCGGCTCGAGCGCGAGACGCTGGCCGAGGGCCTCGAACGGATCGTGCCGGTGCTGCCTGCAGGGCTCGACGCGGGCGAAACCGACGTCGCCCTGCGCGAGCTGCTGCACGGCGCGCTCGCCGACCGGGCTGGCCCACGGGTGTTCTGGTACTACACCCCGATGATGCTCGGCTTCAGCTCGGGGACACGGGCCGATCTGGTGGTCTACGACTGCATGGACGAGCTCGCCAATTTCGCCTTCGCGCCGGCCGATATCGCCGCGCGCGAGGCGATGCTGATGGCGCGGGCGGACATCGTGCTGTGCGGCGGGAGAAGCCTCTACGAGGCACGCCGCGACCGTCACGACAACATCCACTGCGTGCCCTCGGGCGTCGACGTCGCCCATTTCGCGCGCGGGGCGGAAGGCCTGCCCGAACCGGCAGACCAGGCCGATCTCCCTCGCCCGCGTCTCGGCTTCTACGGCGTGATCGACGAACGCATGGACCTCGCGCTGCTCGCCGAGGCAGCGCGGATGCAGCCCGGCTGGGCCTTCGTGATGGTGGGGCCGGTGGTCAAGATCGCCGAGGCCGATCTCCCGCGCGTCGCCAACATCCACTGGCTGGGCCGCAAGGACTATGCCGAGCTACCCGCCTATGCCGCGGGATGGGACGTCGCGCTGATGCCCTTCGCGCGCAACGCCTCGACCGAATTCATCAGCCCGACCAAGACCCCCGAATACATGGCCGCAGGGCTGCCGGTGGTCTCCACCCCGATCCGCGACGTGGTGAGCGGCTACGGCGACCTCAATTGCGTACGCATCGCAGCCGACGCTCCCGGCTTCGTCGAAGCCTGCGAGGATCTCGTCGCCGCACCCGACACGGCGCACGCCACCTGGCGGGCCGAGGCTCGTGATTGCCTTGCCGACAAGAGCTGGGACGGGATCGCTGCGCGGATCACGCGGCTGGTCGAGACCGCACTGGTGACCCGCCAGATGGCAGGGATCGCCAAGCAGCCGCAGCGGCGCCACTTCGACGTGCTGGTGGTGGGCGCAGGCTTCGCGGGCACGGTGATGGCCGAACGGATCGCCGCCGGATCGGGCCGCTCGGTGCTGGTCATCGACAAGCGCGACCACATCGCGGGCAATGCCCACGACCACAGGGACGCGGCGGGCGTGCTGGTGCACCAGTATGGCCCGCACATCTTCCACACCAACAGCCGCGACATCCTCGAGTATCTCTCGCGCTTCACCCGTTGGCGGCCCTACGAGCACCGCGTTCTCGCCGAGGTCGATGGCCAGCTGGTGCCGATGCCGATCAACCGCACCACACTTAACGCGCTTTACGGGCTGGGCCTTGCGACCGAGGCCGAGGCCGAGGCCTATCTGAAATCGGTGGCGGTCGACGTGCCCGAGATCAGGAGCTCGCGCGACACCGTGGTCGCGCAGGTCGGCGAGGACCTCTACGCCAAGTTCTTCGAGGGCTACACCCGCAAGCAGTGGGGCCTCGATCCGAGCCAGCTCGACAAGTCGGTCGCCGCCCGCGTGCCGGCGCGGACGAACACCGATGATCGCTACTTCACCGACACCTTCCAGTGCATGCCGGCAGACGGCTACACCGCGATGTTCGCGAGAATGCTCGACGAGCCGCGCATCACGGTGATGACCGGCCAGAGCTTCGACGATCTGCCCGACGACATCACCTGGGATCACCTGGTATGGACCGGCCCGATCGACGAGTATTTCGGTCACCGGCTCGGCAAGCTGCCCTATCGCTCGCTGCGTTTCGAGCACGAGACCCTGCCCTGCGAGCAGGCGCAGCCGGTGGCGGTCGTGAACTATCCCGACGAGGCCGTGCCCTACACCCGGATCACGGAATACAAGCACCTCACCGGCCAGCGCGCGCCGGTCACCAGCATCACCCGCGAATATCCGGCGGACGAGGGTGATCCCTACTACCCCGTTCCCAACGATGCGGCGCAGGCGATGTTCAAGCGTTACGACGCGCTGGCGCGGGCCTGTGCCAACGTCACCTTCGTCGGCCGGCTGGCGACATATCGCTACTACAACATGGACCAGATCGTGGGGCAGGCGCTCGCCACGTGGCGGCGGCTCGATGCGCGCTGGCGGAGCGAGGCGATGGCCGGGGCCGGAGCGGTGGCGGCAGAATGAAGCGCGCCGATGACATTGCCGCCAAGGCGCTGCGCGTCGTCGCCGCGCCCGAGCCCCGGCTCGGGGGCTGGGTGCGCTGCGCCGAGGCGGCGCCCTACTTCGAGACCGAGTCGGGCACCGCTTGGACGCCTGTCGGTCACAACGAGGCGATCACCTGGCCCAATCTCGCCGGGCTCCACCGGCGCCGTGATCCCGAGGCGGCGGAGCGCCACTTTGCCGCGCTCGCAAAGCAGGGCGTCACCTGCCTCAGGCTGATGCTCGACTACAGCCAGGTACGCCACCGCCATCTCGAACACCGCGTGGGCCGGTTCAGTCCGGCGATGGTAAGGCTGTGGGACGACATTTTCGCGCTGGGCGAACGGCATGGCATCCGCTTTCTCGTCACCCCCTTCGACACCTTCTTCATGGCGCGGCACTGGTCGCGACACCCCTATTCGCGCGCCCGCGGCGGACCCTGCACCTCGCCGGAAGCCATGTTCACCTGCGCGGACACTCGCGCGGCGATCATCGAGCGGCTGCGCTTCGCCACCGCGCGCTGGGGAGCAAGCCCGGCGATCTTCGCGTGGGACCTGTGGAACGAGATCGACGCCTGGTATGCGGGCGGCGACATGGCCGCGGTGCACGACTTCGTGACCGAGATTTCCGCCGCGCTACGCGCCGAGGAACAGCGCCTCCACGGCCGGACGCACCTCCAGACCGTTTCGGTCTATCACCCCAACCTCATCGCCCGCCCCGATCTTGCCGATGTGGTGCTGCGCCACCCGTCGCTCGATTTCGTCAGCCTGCACCTCTACGAGCGCGGCACCATCGATGCCCCGGAAAACTCGCTCGCCCCTGCGGAAGCGACCGCGCGGCTGGTTTCCGAGGCTCTTGCGCAATGTTCGCCGATGCGGCCGCTGCTCGACACCGAGCACGGCCCAATCCACGCTTTCAACGATCGCCGCGCGACCCTGCCCGAGGCGTTCGATACCGATTGCTTCCGCCGCACCCAATGGGCGCACCTTGCCGCCGGCGGAGCGGGCGGAGGGATGCGCTGGCCCTATCGCCATCCGCACGTGCTGCTGCCCGCGATGCACGAAGCGCAGGGCGTGCTAGCCGGCTTCTTGCCGCTCATCGACTGGCGCAGCTTCGCTCGCGCGCCGCTGGGCGAGCGGCTTACCGTGCACGACTTCGCCGGGCTCGCGGTAGGCTGCGGCGACGGGCGCCAGGCAATCGTCTGCCTTATGCGGGGCGGGATGCAGGATTCGATCGCCAGCCATGTCGAGATCACCGGGCTCGAACCGGGCTGCTACAGCATCACGAGGGTCGACACCGTCACGGGCCGCCGCGAGACCAGCGCGGTGCATACGCGGCAGGACGGCACGCTGGTGGTGCTGGCCGTCGGCGGCGCACACGACATCGCCCTCGCCATCACCCGCGCGCCGGACGATGCCTGCTGAGGCGTCAGGGCTAGAGCGCCTGCCGCCACGCGAGGGCACGCATCCCCACCGCCAGCGCGGCAGCCGCCGCGAGATTGCGCACCTCGTGGCGCGGACGCTCGCCGTAGTCGATGCGGTACACCCATGACTGGTGCGGGATCGCAGCGGCCACGAAGGTGACGCCCGGCCCCTCCTTCTCCTCGGGGTCGGCATCCCCCGCGAACCCCGTGATCGCCAGCGCCAGCCCGCCGCGCGAACGGCTGAGGCTTTCCTCGGCCATCGCGCGCGCGACCGGTTCGCTGACCGCCCCGGCGCGGTCGATCAGCGCGCGATCGATCCCCAGCATCTGCTGCTTGGCGGCGTCGGAATAGGTGACGAAGCCGCGGTCGAAGCCGTGGCTCAGCCCCTCGATATCCGTAAGCAGCGAGGCGAGGAAACCGCCGGTGCAGCTTTCGGCCGTCACCAGCGACATCCCCGCCTCGTCGAGCGTCTCTAGCAGCGAGCGCGCCGCAGCATGGAGCTGCGCCAGTTTCGGGACCGTCCGTTCGGCGAGATCGGGCATGGGCGTCATCAGCTGCGCAAGGCGACCATGTCCGGCGGCGGCAGACTGCCGGATTTGGCCTGTTCCTGGAGCTGCCGCTTGAGCGCGGCCATCTCCTGCCCGATCGCCACGAGATCGACATCGGCCTTGCGGACCTGCGCGAAAAGGCTGCCGCGCTGGCGCTCTTCCTCGTAGACGTGGTGTTCGACCTGCTCCTTGAGCACGCTGACCTTCGCCTCGTAGAATTCGTCGCCGGGATCGGCTTCGCGCAGCGAGAGGATCAGCGCCTTGGCGCTGTCGTGTTCGACCTGCGCCTCGTCGAGCATGTCGTCTTCCACCGCATCGCGCACCGCCGGGTAGAAGACCTGCTCCTCGATCATCGCGTGGATGGTAAGCTCCTCGCAGATCTGCCGCACGATCTTGCTGCGGGCCGCGCCGCCGCGGGCGCTTTCGAACTTCTCGAACAGGTCCTCGACCTTGCGGTGATCGGCTGCGAGCATCTGCAAGGCGTCGCGCTTGTCGTCCTGTTTGGCCATGATGGGGTTCCTTTCGTCCGGATTGCGATCAGGCGACCATCACGCCGGCCATGTTCATGGCGCGGGTGAGCTTGCGGTTCTCGGCCTCGGACAGTCGCTCGCGCAGGGCCGGGAACAGCACCTCCTCCTCCTCGCGCATATGCTCCTCCAGCGCATCGCGCAGGTTGCGGAGCGTGGCATCGAAGGCGGGATCGGCCTTGTCGGTCTCGGTCAGCTCGTAAAGCATCGCCTTCACCTCGCCGTGGTCCTTGTGGAGATCGCCGAAGGTCTCGCCGCCCTCGGGACTACGGCGCAGCATCGGATAGACGACGTTCTCCTCCTGGAGCGCGTGCTTGCCGATCATGTGCTTGAGCGCGGTTAGCTGCACCGTGCGGCGCTGGGGGTGATCGGCCGACGTCGCGGCAAGCTTGTCGATCGCAGCCAGCGTTGCCTCGTGCTCGCGGGTCAGGCCCTCGCACCAGTCGCGCGCCATGGCGGTCGGCGCCTGGGTGACCATCTTGCGGCCGATGTTGGCGATCGCCGCGACACCGGCGGTGACCAGCACGCTTTTGGCAGTATTGGCGAGAACGCTGCCGTTGTTCGAGGGTTCGTAACGGCGGGTCTTGCGGGCAGGGGCGCGGGACATCGGTTCTCTCCTTGGGCGGCCGCTGATCGAGTCGTGTTGCGGCCTCGCGAACCTTGTCGCCCGCGCCCGCCGGGGCGGCACACGCCTATGTTAGTGCGACCCTTTCCGGCGAGCGGCACAGCGCAGCGGGCGGACGATCCGGCCCGCACACCGGCAAGGAGACAGCATGGCAGCCCGCGCCTATTGGTCCGGCCAGATCCGCCTCGCACTGGTCTCGATCCCGGTGGAGATCTTCTCCGCCACCAAGTCGGGCGCGGCCATCCGCTTCAACCAGGTCCACAAGCCGAGCGGCAAGCGCATCGCCTACGAGAAGGTCGTGCCCGGCATCGGCCCGGTGAACCGCGACCACATCATCAAGGGCTACGAGGTCGAGAAGGGGCAATATGTCCTGCTCGAGGAGCGCGAGATCGAGGCGGTGAAGCTGGAAAGCAAGCGCACGCTCGAACTGGTGCAGTTCGTTTCCGGCGACGAGATCGACCCGCTCTATTTCGAGAAGCCCTATTATGTCGCCCCCAAGGACCAGCTGGCCGAGGAGGCCTTCGTGGTGCTGCGCGAGGCGCTGCGACAGTCGAAGAAGATCGCGCTCGGACAACTCGCGATGCGGGGGAGCGAAAAGCTCGTGGCGCTGAAGCCCTGCGGGAAGGGCCTGCTGCTCGAGACCTTGCGCTATGCCGACGAGGTGCGCGCCGGACGCAGCTTCTTTGCCGACATCGACGACGCGAAGCCCGATGCCGAGTTGCTCGATCTCGCCACCACCCTTATCGACAAGCGCACCGCCCCCTTCGATGCCGGGGAGTTCGAGAACCGCTATGTCGAGGCGCTCAAGGCGTTGATCGCCCGCAAGGCGAAATCCAAGACCGGCAAGGCGATCATCGAGGATGCGGGCGAGCCGGCCGGCAGGGGCGCAGGCAATGTCGTGGACCTGATGGCGGCACTCAAGAAATCGGTCGGGAGCGAGGACGGGGCTGCGTCGCGCAAGAAGACGCCCGCGAAGAGGGCGCCCGCGGCGAAGCGGAAGAGCGCCTGATGTTCCTCAACCCGCCTGTGCCGCTTGCGGCGATCGAGTTCGACCTCGTGCTGAGGCTCGGCATGGCGGCGATGCTCGGCCTGCTGCTTGGTCTCGACCGCGAATTGCGCGGCCATGCGGCGGGCCTGCGCACCCACGGCCTGATCTGCCTTGCGGCGGCCGCACTGACGATTTCGGTACTCGGCCTCTACCGTTCCATGCCGATGGAGAACGGCGATCCGCTGCGCCTGTTCGAGGCGGCAGGCGCATTCGTTGGTATCGTCGGGGCCGGGCTTATCGTCTTCAACAAGGGCGAGGTGCACAACATCACCACTGCCGTGCACCTGTTCCTGACAAGTGTCATCGGCGTCGCTTGCGGAGCGGCACAGTGGCCACTTGTGGCGACCGCCGCGCCGATCGGACTGGTGGTGCTCTCGCTGCTCTCCCTGCTCGAGCGCAAGGCGAAGCGGAACTCCCTCGCCGGAACCGACGATGCCGCGGAAGCCTGATCCCCTCGCGGCCTACAACGCCAAGCGC encodes:
- a CDS encoding ZIP family metal transporter, coding for MADPALLGITASLGAGAATGLGGLAVAASGAPDDRRQNLLIGFAAGVMIAAACFSLILPAFAQMRSGGASVAWALAGVIAAVWLGAGVMGRLGLWADALAARGLAPAQFAASPHNAEVRRIALFVVAITLHNVPEGAAVGLSFLTDDPALGWATALGIGIQNVPEGMAVAALLASLGWSRARCAAGALATGLVEPLGGALAVAVAQISAAVLPWALGFSAGAMLFVVAAEIIPHTRRRIEHGSATPALMAGLVLMMVLDISLA
- the glf gene encoding UDP-galactopyranose mutase, whose amino-acid sequence is MTRLADSFDVLYWEEPREEPGCDAPRLERETLAEGLERIVPVLPAGLDAGETDVALRELLHGALADRAGPRVFWYYTPMMLGFSSGTRADLVVYDCMDELANFAFAPADIAAREAMLMARADIVLCGGRSLYEARRDRHDNIHCVPSGVDVAHFARGAEGLPEPADQADLPRPRLGFYGVIDERMDLALLAEAARMQPGWAFVMVGPVVKIAEADLPRVANIHWLGRKDYAELPAYAAGWDVALMPFARNASTEFISPTKTPEYMAAGLPVVSTPIRDVVSGYGDLNCVRIAADAPGFVEACEDLVAAPDTAHATWRAEARDCLADKSWDGIAARITRLVETALVTRQMAGIAKQPQRRHFDVLVVGAGFAGTVMAERIAAGSGRSVLVIDKRDHIAGNAHDHRDAAGVLVHQYGPHIFHTNSRDILEYLSRFTRWRPYEHRVLAEVDGQLVPMPINRTTLNALYGLGLATEAEAEAYLKSVAVDVPEIRSSRDTVVAQVGEDLYAKFFEGYTRKQWGLDPSQLDKSVAARVPARTNTDDRYFTDTFQCMPADGYTAMFARMLDEPRITVMTGQSFDDLPDDITWDHLVWTGPIDEYFGHRLGKLPYRSLRFEHETLPCEQAQPVAVVNYPDEAVPYTRITEYKHLTGQRAPVTSITREYPADEGDPYYPVPNDAAQAMFKRYDALARACANVTFVGRLATYRYYNMDQIVGQALATWRRLDARWRSEAMAGAGAVAAE
- a CDS encoding hemerythrin domain-containing protein; this translates as MAKQDDKRDALQMLAADHRKVEDLFEKFESARGGAARSKIVRQICEELTIHAMIEEQVFYPAVRDAVEDDMLDEAQVEHDSAKALILSLREADPGDEFYEAKVSVLKEQVEHHVYEEERQRGSLFAQVRKADVDLVAIGQEMAALKRQLQEQAKSGSLPPPDMVALRS
- a CDS encoding hemerythrin domain-containing protein produces the protein MSRAPARKTRRYEPSNNGSVLANTAKSVLVTAGVAAIANIGRKMVTQAPTAMARDWCEGLTREHEATLAAIDKLAATSADHPQRRTVQLTALKHMIGKHALQEENVVYPMLRRSPEGGETFGDLHKDHGEVKAMLYELTETDKADPAFDATLRNLRDALEEHMREEEEVLFPALRERLSEAENRKLTRAMNMAGVMVA
- a CDS encoding SemiSWEET family sugar transporter encodes the protein MNIDWITVVGTIGACASVASFTPQAWKIIRERSTDGLSLGMFALTSLAFAAWTTFGLLQSEWTLIIPNAICLVFALFILVMIALPQRETEEVAEALDPEG
- a CDS encoding MgtC/SapB family protein, yielding MFLNPPVPLAAIEFDLVLRLGMAAMLGLLLGLDRELRGHAAGLRTHGLICLAAAALTISVLGLYRSMPMENGDPLRLFEAAGAFVGIVGAGLIVFNKGEVHNITTAVHLFLTSVIGVACGAAQWPLVATAAPIGLVVLSLLSLLERKAKRNSLAGTDDAAEA
- a CDS encoding Ku protein translates to MAARAYWSGQIRLALVSIPVEIFSATKSGAAIRFNQVHKPSGKRIAYEKVVPGIGPVNRDHIIKGYEVEKGQYVLLEEREIEAVKLESKRTLELVQFVSGDEIDPLYFEKPYYVAPKDQLAEEAFVVLREALRQSKKIALGQLAMRGSEKLVALKPCGKGLLLETLRYADEVRAGRSFFADIDDAKPDAELLDLATTLIDKRTAPFDAGEFENRYVEALKALIARKAKSKTGKAIIEDAGEPAGRGAGNVVDLMAALKKSVGSEDGAASRKKTPAKRAPAAKRKSA
- a CDS encoding CinA family protein — its product is MPDLAERTVPKLAQLHAAARSLLETLDEAGMSLVTAESCTGGFLASLLTDIEGLSHGFDRGFVTYSDAAKQQMLGIDRALIDRAGAVSEPVARAMAEESLSRSRGGLALAITGFAGDADPEEKEGPGVTFVAAAIPHQSWVYRIDYGERPRHEVRNLAAAAALAVGMRALAWRQAL
- a CDS encoding mechanosensitive ion channel family protein — encoded protein: MDLPDLTTLLPAGEGLSALLWTLAVAAMLALAALMLHAVLGAIARRVARGTRTETDELLLGHVFRPLRWIAVALALLALDEFAVPDEAAAARIVAVVRTLMPLLWGWLVIALIRFGKAYVDARSDIGAEDNLVARRRRTRADILARIAVVVVMLVSAGLMLLKIPEVREIGLALVASAGLAGLAVGVAAQPLLKNIVGGFQLAFTEPVRIDDVVVYRGEWGRIERIGLTYVVLRIWDQRRLVIPVSKLVEEPIENWTRQTSDLLGTVMIYTDHAADIAALREVALDAVRSHKLWDGRAAAVQVTDMTAEVLELRVLMSARGGSEMFELRCDVREAVVRALARDWPDALNRARVVLEEKQLS
- a CDS encoding manganese catalase family protein encodes the protein MFSHNKRLQYTVRVSEPNPALASLLLEQFGGPDGELAAAMRYFTQGLAEEDPGRKDMLLDIATEELSHLEVIGSIVAMLNKGAKGDLAEAALEEAELYRSLTAGGNSHTQSILYGGGPSLTNSSGVPWTAAYIDSRGDPTCDLRSNIAAESRAKIIYERLIAITDDPGIKDALGFLMTREIAHQKSFEKALYSIADNFPPGRLAGMPPYDSLYVNASTGPGDTEGPWNSGPEWERTDENDMDKPADGGEGTAQVELPADKLETLRAMAQRTASGPDSDPLTGADLGSGNVVD
- a CDS encoding glucose 1-dehydrogenase; the protein is MSDIVPKLEEGNLPGLEANLDPQPDWEPRYPGSGRLEGKVAIVTGGDSGIGRAVAVLFAREGADIVISHLEEEEDAMATAEMVEDEGARAVTIAGDIGERDHCREIVDLAIRKFGKIDILVNNAGEQHPDKEVTEISKKQLKRTFQTNVFGMFYMVQAAMPYLGKGASIINCTSVTMYQGAEELLDYSATKGAITAFTRSLSQNLAGKGIRVNGVAPGPIWTPLNPCGGASEEKLEHFGESTPMGRPGQPNEVAPSFLFLASEDSSYMTGQVLHPNGGIIVGS